One window from the genome of Faecalibacterium sp. HTF-F encodes:
- a CDS encoding transposase family protein, which produces MRKVTAQRLAEFTERDYVLTFGVGKREFDRMLAALEDAYRREHKRKPRFTKITMLDKLVLTLIYRHEYRSMDSIAAEYEVSRDTIEVNVHWVEQTLLNADLIQKSVTCVYKTN; this is translated from the coding sequence ATGAGAAAAGTTACTGCCCAGCGCCTTGCGGAATTTACGGAGCGGGACTATGTGCTGACCTTTGGCGTTGGAAAAAGGGAATTTGACCGGATGCTGGCAGCACTGGAAGACGCTTATCGTAGGGAGCATAAGCGTAAGCCGCGCTTTACCAAGATCACCATGCTGGATAAGCTGGTGCTGACCCTGATCTACCGTCATGAATACCGCAGCATGGACAGCATTGCTGCAGAATACGAGGTCTCCCGCGATACCATTGAAGTGAATGTTCATTGGGTGGAGCAGACCCTGCTGAACGCAGATCTGATCCAGAAAAGCGTTACCTGTGTGTACAAAACCAACTGA
- the priA gene encoding primosomal protein N', with protein sequence MPKTVGVAVSNATFHFDKLYTYAVMPDQQDTVKLGSMVLVPFGRGSRARMGVVLACDAEPESAKLKYLFDVAPASACLTPELLRLVHFLKERTFCTYYEAVKAVIPYGAQYKPAVAADGVTPVLQKQLTRHTENSYRLVGGLPQKPKPTAKQLAAVALLGGGPRTLNELEDKGISRAVLDNLCAKGVLECSKVNKSIDLYSSIPLKNEPICLTAEQQAAYDALLPKLEDDAPHSALLYGVTGSGKTLVFLKLIAHCLEQGRKALVLVPEISLTPQMILRLKSQFGRRVAVQHSALNHTERLLQWQMIQDGGADIVVGTRSAIFSPLENIGLIIIDEEQEHTYRSESAPRYSAHEVARQRAAENGALLLLASATPSTESFYAAQHGRTQLVRLTQRYGGNPLPKVQIVDMRAELTSGNPREISLAMEDAIRRNLDAGKQTILLLNRRGYQTMAQCEDCREVLKCQKCSVPMVYHKSAHKVLCHYCGSQMEPPTVCPTCGGKLQYRGFGTQKAEEELAKLFPDARVLRMDQDSTAAKDAHEKLLAKFADHEYDIMVGTQMVAKGLDFEDVTLVGVLGIDSLLFAQGFRAYENVFSLITQVVGRSGRAKDPGFAIIQTTDPDNPVLNLAAAQDYDAFFEQEIAYRKLGLYPPFCGLCVIGFAGAKEVEVARAAARFAALLGQQAAKQPDLPLRVLGPTPGSIEKINDTYRYKLTIKCRNDRRFRDLVRSALELYEQEKLPSKATVAVDLHSDGDI encoded by the coding sequence ATGCCCAAAACGGTAGGTGTTGCCGTCAGCAATGCGACCTTCCACTTTGATAAGCTGTATACCTACGCGGTCATGCCGGACCAGCAGGACACCGTAAAGCTGGGCAGCATGGTGCTGGTGCCCTTTGGCCGCGGCAGCCGCGCCCGCATGGGCGTGGTGCTGGCCTGCGATGCCGAGCCGGAAAGCGCGAAGCTGAAATATCTTTTCGACGTGGCCCCGGCATCCGCCTGCCTGACCCCGGAACTGCTGCGGCTGGTGCATTTTCTGAAGGAACGCACCTTCTGCACCTATTATGAAGCGGTCAAGGCGGTCATTCCCTATGGTGCGCAGTACAAGCCCGCTGTGGCGGCAGACGGTGTGACGCCGGTGCTGCAAAAGCAGCTCACCCGCCACACAGAAAACTCTTACCGCCTTGTGGGCGGGCTGCCGCAAAAGCCCAAACCGACTGCCAAGCAGCTGGCGGCAGTGGCATTGCTGGGCGGCGGGCCCCGCACCCTGAACGAGCTGGAGGACAAGGGCATCAGCCGTGCTGTGCTGGATAATCTGTGCGCCAAAGGCGTGCTGGAATGCAGCAAGGTGAACAAGTCCATCGACCTGTATTCGTCCATTCCGCTCAAAAACGAGCCCATCTGCCTGACGGCAGAACAGCAGGCGGCTTATGATGCGCTGCTGCCAAAGCTGGAGGATGATGCGCCCCACTCGGCATTGCTGTACGGTGTAACCGGCAGCGGCAAAACGCTTGTGTTTTTAAAGCTGATCGCACACTGTTTGGAACAGGGCCGGAAAGCGCTGGTGCTGGTGCCGGAGATCAGCCTGACGCCGCAGATGATCCTGCGGCTCAAGAGCCAGTTTGGCCGCCGGGTGGCGGTGCAGCACTCTGCCCTCAACCACACGGAACGTCTGCTGCAATGGCAGATGATCCAGGACGGCGGAGCCGATATTGTGGTGGGCACCCGCAGTGCCATTTTTTCGCCGCTGGAAAACATCGGGCTCATCATCATCGATGAAGAGCAGGAGCACACCTACCGCTCGGAATCCGCGCCCCGCTATTCTGCCCACGAGGTGGCCCGGCAGCGTGCGGCAGAGAACGGTGCATTGCTGCTGCTGGCCAGCGCCACCCCCAGCACCGAGAGCTTTTACGCGGCCCAGCACGGCCGCACCCAGCTGGTGCGGCTCACTCAGCGCTACGGCGGCAACCCGCTGCCGAAGGTGCAGATCGTGGACATGCGCGCCGAGCTGACATCGGGCAACCCGCGGGAGATCAGCCTTGCCATGGAGGACGCCATCCGCCGCAATCTGGACGCAGGCAAGCAGACCATTTTGCTGCTGAACCGCCGGGGCTACCAGACCATGGCCCAGTGCGAGGACTGCCGCGAGGTGCTCAAGTGCCAAAAATGCAGCGTGCCCATGGTGTACCATAAATCGGCGCATAAGGTATTGTGCCACTACTGCGGCAGCCAGATGGAACCGCCCACCGTCTGCCCCACCTGCGGCGGCAAGCTGCAGTACCGGGGGTTCGGCACCCAGAAAGCGGAGGAAGAGCTGGCAAAGCTCTTCCCGGATGCACGGGTGCTGCGGATGGATCAGGATTCTACCGCGGCCAAGGACGCTCACGAAAAGCTGCTGGCAAAATTTGCAGATCACGAATACGACATCATGGTGGGCACCCAGATGGTGGCCAAGGGACTGGATTTTGAGGACGTGACCCTTGTGGGCGTGCTGGGAATCGATTCACTGCTGTTTGCGCAGGGCTTCCGTGCCTACGAAAACGTGTTCAGCCTCATCACGCAGGTGGTAGGCCGCAGCGGCCGGGCCAAAGACCCGGGCTTTGCCATCATCCAGACCACCGACCCCGACAACCCCGTCCTCAACCTCGCCGCCGCGCAGGACTACGACGCCTTCTTCGAGCAGGAAATTGCATATCGCAAGCTGGGCCTCTACCCGCCCTTCTGCGGGCTGTGCGTCATCGGCTTTGCGGGTGCAAAAGAAGTTGAGGTGGCAAGGGCCGCAGCACGCTTTGCGGCCCTTCTGGGCCAGCAGGCAGCAAAACAGCCGGACCTGCCCCTGCGGGTGCTGGGACCGACCCCCGGCAGTATCGAGAAGATCAACGACACCTATCGCTATAAGCTTACCATCAAGTGCCGCAACGACCGCCGCTTCCGCGACCTCGTGCGCAGCGCACTGGAATTGTATGAACAGGAAAAACTTCCGTCCAAGGCCACCGTTGCGGTGGATCTGCATTCGGACGGAGATATCTGA
- the gmk gene encoding guanylate kinase — protein MANDKYLFVVSGAAGTGKDSVVKALREAHPEIEKTVSATTRSPRPGEQEGVDYYYRTREQFQQLIENDQVVEHNFYNGNYYGTLREEVDKRLAARKVVVLVIDVHGAANIRRMFPGATTVFLLPPSVEELERRLRGRGTETEDSIQERLATARQELAQQDKFTLKLVNDRVDTCADALYEAICRRIGSAE, from the coding sequence ATGGCGAATGATAAATATCTGTTTGTAGTTTCCGGTGCGGCAGGCACCGGCAAGGACAGCGTGGTGAAGGCACTGCGCGAAGCACACCCGGAGATCGAAAAGACCGTCTCCGCCACCACCCGCTCACCGCGTCCCGGTGAGCAGGAGGGCGTGGACTATTATTACCGCACCCGGGAGCAGTTCCAGCAGCTGATCGAGAACGATCAGGTGGTGGAGCACAACTTCTACAACGGCAACTACTACGGCACCCTGCGCGAAGAGGTGGACAAGCGTCTGGCAGCCCGGAAGGTGGTCGTTCTGGTCATTGATGTGCACGGCGCAGCGAATATCCGCCGCATGTTCCCCGGCGCGACCACCGTGTTCCTGCTGCCGCCCTCGGTGGAGGAGCTGGAACGCCGTCTGCGCGGCCGCGGCACCGAGACCGAGGACAGCATTCAGGAACGTCTTGCTACGGCTCGGCAGGAGCTGGCCCAGCAGGATAAATTCACCCTGAAGCTGGTCAATGACCGGGTCGATACCTGCGCCGATGCACTGTATGAGGCGATCTGCCGCCGCATCGGAAGCGCAGAATAA
- the remA gene encoding extracellular matrix/biofilm regulator RemA produces the protein MKLINIGFGNMVSAGRVVAVVSPDSAPVKRLIKEARERGMLIDASYGRSTRAVLIMDSDHVVLSALQPETVANRAAGQESRVTAEEEPSHGE, from the coding sequence ATGAAGCTGATCAACATCGGGTTTGGCAATATGGTCAGTGCGGGCCGCGTGGTGGCTGTCGTCAGCCCGGACTCGGCCCCGGTCAAGCGTCTGATCAAGGAAGCGCGGGAGCGCGGGATGCTGATCGATGCATCCTATGGCCGCAGCACCCGTGCGGTGCTGATCATGGATTCCGATCACGTGGTGCTCTCGGCGCTCCAGCCGGAAACGGTGGCCAACCGCGCGGCAGGGCAGGAGAGCAGAGTGACAGCAGAGGAGGAACCGTCCCATGGCGAATGA
- the def gene encoding peptide deformylase yields the protein MAIRNIVKEGDPILNKVCRPVTTFDDRLATLLDDMHETMIAADGVGLAGPQVGMLRRLFVVWDTTDAPEEIPEDYEYKFIDFVNPEILAVSEEEETAYEGCLSFPGHNGAVTRPVAVKVRAQDRHGEWFELEAEDLLGRCIQHENDHLDGITIMQSSEYFYEDTEEGKKAAREAKGNN from the coding sequence ATGGCAATCCGTAATATTGTAAAAGAGGGCGACCCCATCCTGAATAAGGTCTGCCGCCCCGTGACTACCTTTGATGACCGTCTGGCTACCCTGCTGGATGACATGCACGAGACCATGATCGCCGCCGACGGTGTGGGTCTGGCCGGCCCGCAGGTGGGCATGCTGCGCCGCCTGTTCGTGGTGTGGGACACCACCGATGCCCCGGAGGAGATCCCGGAGGATTACGAGTACAAGTTTATCGACTTTGTGAACCCGGAGATCCTGGCCGTATCCGAGGAAGAGGAGACCGCCTATGAGGGCTGTCTGTCCTTCCCGGGCCATAACGGCGCCGTGACCCGCCCCGTCGCTGTCAAGGTGCGCGCACAGGACCGCCACGGTGAGTGGTTTGAGCTGGAAGCCGAGGATCTGCTGGGCCGCTGCATCCAGCATGAGAACGACCATCTGGACGGCATCACCATCATGCAGTCCAGTGAGTATTTCTATGAGGATACCGAAGAGGGCAAAAAAGCTGCCCGCGAAGCGAAAGGAAACAACTGA
- a CDS encoding YicC/YloC family endoribonuclease has product MILSMTGFGRGTAVRNGREITVELRSVNSRYFEYSSRIPRTCSYLDSRLKKQLNERITRGKVELSMTVQNVDAADTVVAVNMELARSYQQAMRDISEQLGVKNDISAGVITRFPDVLTTRHADVDEEQLWEDVSAVTAQALDRFVEMRAAEGAKMKADVENRLNFLEECVGKVETLSAGRVEAYTTRLYEKLKVILEDRDIDDARVLTEAAIFGDKTAVDEETVRLRSHIAQYRDILALNEPVGRKLDFLTQELNRETNTIGSKCQDLDITRIVVDMKAEIEKIREQIQNLE; this is encoded by the coding sequence ATGATCTTAAGCATGACCGGCTTTGGCCGTGGGACTGCTGTGCGCAATGGCCGTGAGATCACGGTGGAACTGCGCAGCGTCAATTCTCGCTACTTTGAGTATTCTTCGCGCATCCCGCGCACCTGCAGCTATCTGGACAGTCGACTGAAAAAGCAGCTCAACGAACGCATCACCCGCGGCAAGGTGGAGCTGAGCATGACGGTACAGAATGTAGATGCCGCAGATACCGTGGTTGCGGTCAACATGGAACTGGCCCGCAGCTATCAGCAGGCCATGCGGGATATCTCCGAGCAGCTGGGCGTCAAAAATGATATCTCTGCCGGGGTGATCACCCGTTTCCCGGATGTGCTCACCACCCGCCATGCGGATGTGGACGAGGAACAGCTGTGGGAGGATGTGTCTGCCGTTACGGCACAGGCGCTGGATCGCTTTGTGGAAATGCGCGCCGCCGAGGGTGCCAAGATGAAGGCCGATGTGGAGAACCGCCTGAATTTTCTGGAGGAATGCGTCGGCAAAGTGGAGACCCTGAGCGCGGGCCGTGTGGAGGCTTACACCACCCGCCTGTATGAAAAGCTCAAGGTCATTCTGGAAGACCGCGATATCGATGATGCCCGCGTGCTGACCGAAGCCGCCATCTTTGGCGACAAGACTGCTGTGGACGAGGAGACCGTCCGCCTGCGCAGTCATATCGCACAGTACCGGGACATTCTGGCCCTGAACGAGCCGGTGGGCCGCAAGCTGGACTTCCTGACGCAGGAACTGAACCGTGAGACCAATACCATTGGTTCCAAGTGTCAGGATCTGGACATCACCCGCATCGTGGTGGACATGAAGGCCGAGATCGAAAAGATCCGTGAACAGATCCAGAATCTGGAATGA